The following coding sequences are from one Archocentrus centrarchus isolate MPI-CPG fArcCen1 chromosome 4, fArcCen1, whole genome shotgun sequence window:
- the ankmy1 gene encoding ankyrin repeat and MYND domain-containing protein 1 isoform X4, giving the protein MSCCCTQVGSSYIQTENAPVKMLSTTCTGAAAGRGGAQPVTTPESDTQGNGRGGARFGKEICEGLGVQEWPDGSRYEGEFVNGFKHGKGRYSWANGEYYEGSFYKDYRHGDGLYCWPTGHKFSGKFYLNRKEGYGQQVFPDGATFQGLYHADQRFGPGVLKHPDGRQDVGLWLRERLLRLCTPLEEGFSLKNFPEYAACVDPSVTENSLTQPQFLSSGLQKQTRTDSEVDADRDLLPDETFILPPGMESYSTDGDHLPLPPGRRRELDRHFYGELWEPDTHPHQGYERDPLSTLPLQARMQAHIQKHRLQAENVSWDVEAILSMNREGFGPKGPLEVSSELLIHHSSKGDLRTVSQILQTGLVHPDVADSHGHTALIAATVNCHNDVIHLLLDMGADIDKLNCEGVSPLAVCHVLYYPFRSLHMTQAEPPVKTQVLRSPSGNGSPISEVDLSVDTSLINNLSDHSESSSDSELISEQCLGLDEPDIPANTEHLQEEERKEKGDDRHSEEMGRVRSNGSQRQTESRCDQRGECGESEVEGTEREFKGGKRKDEHGELVKSEELRKDYLEEEREEDEENVEDTEGEEERGSEDVSDVERSVQVLDGHIELGTVQWKEARAKGKDRDMTLKQPFESACSLSSYNIQVTDEVMQRSAEALSRTGISRHCDTQETVRKMAAMKIEHRARLDTLKLLLDRGADPNAARVPMPVLFLAIMAADTEAVRKLLLCGARTDIHLPPEKKGLYPLHVAAALPGPAGPRITELLLHAITDPDVQACDQDEIYEPDRIFMKAAEMLNTSQHLKEGGRTALHVACQRESDYRNASKVVTILLSHRASTDLLWSGHSPLSLAIASGNDMAVEQLLNGGADPNIPLGWRVGSALCALANINYHLVGDKIKLLDTLAKAGADILMPVTVCDVVGTAVDYAHYSFKQDSYIANTPFHALSIREREIFKARRKLLSTMEDLLRQAAVQRGTGGISSNKPLPSSKSLQEETGDLRKAVLKFCYHCSRSASVSLTPCGRCHKVFYCSRTCKLNSWEERHKKECVRVSASAGCSQKSAALKPQRSTRPLSAILKSKTTPRPSTVKFKSERELKLLSTTEKDLESNVKLKENYSYN; this is encoded by the exons ATGAGTTGCTGCTGCACTCAGGTGGGCTCGAGTTATATTCAGACAGAAAACGCCCCGGTTAAAATGCTGTCGACTACCTGCACAGGTGCAGCGGCGGGTCGAGGAGGTGCGCAGCCGGTTACCACACCGGAGTCAGACACACAAGGCAACGGCCGCGGAGGTGCTCGGTTCGGGAAGGAGATATGTGAAGGGCTCGGTGTTCAGGAGTGGCCCGACGGCTCCAGGTATGAGGGAGAGTTTGTGAACGGCTTCAAACACGGCAAAGGACGGTACAGCTGGGCAAACGGAGAG tACTATGAGGGCTCTTTCTACAAAGACTACAGGCATGGAGATGGACTGTACTGCTGGCCCACAGGCCACAAGTTCAGTGGCAAGTTCTACCTCAACAGAAAGGAAGGATATGGTCAGCAAGTGTTTCCTGATGGAGCCACCTTTCAG GGCTTGTACCATGCTGACCAGAGGTTTGGTCCAGGTGTGCTCAAACATCCAGATGGGCGACAGGATGTGGGCCTGTGGCTCAGGGAGCGCCTGCTAAGGCTCTGTACCCCTTTGGAAGAGGGATTTAGCCTGAAGAACTTTCCTGAATATGCTGCCTGTGTGGATCCATCAGTCACTGAAAATTCCTTGACTCAG CCTCAGTTTCTCTCTAGTGGTCTACAGAAACAAACGAGGACAGACTCTGAG GTGGACGCAGACAGAGATCTGCTGCCAGATGAAACTTTCATCCTTCCGCCCGGCATGGAGAGTTACTCGACAGATGGCGACCACTTGCCGCTCCCCCCTGGCCGAAGAAGAGAGTTGGACCGACATTTTTATGGCGAGCTGTGGGAGCCAGACACGCATCCACACCAAGGCTATGAGAGGGACCCTCTGTCCACACTGCCATTACAGGCCCGCATGCAGGCTCACATACAGAAACACAG GCTGCAGGCTGAAAATGTGAGCTGGGACGTGGAGGCCATTCTCTCTATGAATAGGGAGGGTTTTGGTCCTAAAGGGCCTTTAGAAGTCAGTTCAGAACTGCTGATCCATCACTCCTCCAAAGGAGACCTGCGCACTGTATCACAGATCCTCCAGACTGGTTTGGTCCACCCTGATGTAGCAGATTCCCATGGACACACTGCTCTGATTGCTGCTACA GTAAACTGCCATAATGATGTGATCCATCTGTTGTTGGATATGGGTGCTGATATTGACAAGCTGAACTGTGAAGGCGTGTCTCCCCTGGCTGTGTGTCACGTCCTCTACTATCCTTTTCGGTCTCTGCACATGACTCAGGCTGAACCACCTGTCAAAACTCAA GTTTTGAGGTCTCCAAGTGGAAACGGTTCCCCGATTAGCGAAGTCGACCTCAGTGTGGACACATCGTTAATTAACAACCTCTCTGACCA CAGTGAATCATCCAGTGACAGTGAACTAATCTCCGAGCAGTGCCTCGGCCTGGATGAACCCGATATTCCTGCAAACACTGAACACctacaggaggaggagagaaaagagaaaggagacGACAGACACTCTGAGGAGATGGGAAGAGTGAGGAGCAATGGGAGTCAAAGGCAGACAGAGAGCAGATGTGATCAGAGAGGGGAATGTGGAGAAAGTGAGGTGGAAGGTACAGAAAGAGAATTTAAAGGGGGGAAAAGGAAAGACGAACATGGTGAGCTAGTCAAGAGCGAAGAGTTAAGAAAAGATTACctggaagaggagagggaggaggatgaggaaaaTGTGGAAGATACAGAGggggaagaggagagaggaagtgaGGACGTGTCTGATGTAGAGCGCTCGGTTCAAGTGCTGGATGGCCACATTGAACTGGGCACTGTGCAGTGGAAGGAAGCTCGAGCTAAG GGCAAAGACAGAGATATGACCCTGAAACAGCCCTTTGAGTCTGCCTGTTCACTCAGCAGCTACAACATCCAAGTCACAGACGAAGTGATGCAGCGCTCAGCTGAAGCTCTGAGTCGCACGGGGATCTCTCGGCACTGTGACACGCAGGAGACCGTACGCAAAATGGCTGCCATGAAAATAGA GCACCGAGCTCGTTTGGACACCCTCAAACTGTTATTGGACCGTGGAGCTGATCCCAATGCAGCCAGGGTCCCCATGCCTGTCCTGTTTTTAGCCATTATGGCAGCTGACACCGAGGCTGTGCGgaaactgctgctgtgtggaGCTCGCACTGATATCCACCTTCCACCAGAG AAGAAAGGCCTGTATCCCCTGCATGTAGCTGCAGCACTGCCAGGTCCAGCAGGTCCCAGaatcacagagctgctgctgcacgcCATCACCGACCCAGACGTACAGGCGTGCGACCAGGACGAGATCTATGAACCagacagg ATTTTCATGAAGGCAGCTGAAATGCTGAACACCAGCCAACATCTCAAAGAAGGAGGCCGAACCGCCCTGCATGTGGCCTGCCAAAGAGAAAGTGACTACAGG AATGCCAGTAAAGTGGTCACCATCTTGCTCTCCCACAGAGCCAGCACAGACCTCCTCTGGAGTGGCCACTCACCTCTCTCCTTAGCTATAGCAAGTGGCAATGATATG GCGGTGGAGCAGCTGTTAAATGGAGGTGCGGATCCCAACATACCCCTGGGCTGGAGGGTGGGCAGCGCGCTTTGTGCCCTCGCCAACATCAACTACCATTTAGTTGGCGACAAAATTAAGCTG tTGGACACATTAGCTAAAGCTGGTGCTGACATCTTGATGCCAGTGACAGTGTGCGACGTTGTGGGAACTGCAGTCGATTATGCACACTACTCCTTCAAACAG GATTCATATATTGCTAACACGCCTTTCCATGCTCTGAGCATTCGGGAGAGAGAAATATTCAAAGCACGGCGAAAACTGCTGAGCACAATGGAAGATCTGCTGAGGCAGGCTGCTGTTCAGAGGGGAACTG GAGGCATTTCCTCTAACAAACCCCTTCCCAGTAGCAAAAGCCTACAAGAGGAAACAGGAGACCTCAg GAAAGCCGTGTTAAAGTTCTGCTATCACTGCAGTCGCTCTGCGTCCGTCAGTCTGACCCCGTGTGGGCGCTGCCACAAGGTCTTCTACTGCTCCAGGACCTGCAAACTCAACTCTTGGGAAGAAAGACACAAGAAAGAGTGTGTCAGGGTGTCAG CATCCGCTGGCTGCAGCCAGAAGAGTGCTGCGTTGAAACCACAAAGAAGCACCAGGCCCTTGTCTGCTATCTTGAAATCCAAGACAACCCCCAGACCCTCGACCGTCAAGTTCAAATCCGAAAGAGAACTAAAGCTCTTGAGCACGACAGAGAAAGACTTGGAGAGCAACGTCAAGCTGAAAGAAAACTACAGCTACAACTGA